In Cyanobacterium stanieri LEGE 03274, one genomic interval encodes:
- the atpA gene encoding F0F1 ATP synthase subunit alpha yields the protein MINIRPDEIANIIRQQIESYDEQVQVSNVGTVLQVGDGIARVYGLDKVMAGELVEFEDGTVGIALNLEQDNVGVVLMGDGLDIQEGSNVKATGKIAQIPVGDALVGRVLDALARPIDGKGDLDTSETRLIESAAPGIVARKSVCEPMQTGITAIDAMIPVGRGQRELIIGDRQTGKTAIAVDTIINQKEEDVICVYVAVGQKASTVANVVDTLREKGALDYTVVVAANANDPATLQYLAPYTGAAIAEYFMYKGKATLIIYDDLTKQAQAYRQMSLLLRRPPGREAYPGDVFYLHSRLLERAAKLSDELGGGSMTALPIIETQAGDVSAYIPTNVISITDGQIFLSSDLFNAGFRPAINAGISVSRVGSAAQTKAMKQVAGKLKLELAQFAELEAFSQFASDLDAATQAQLAKGQRLRQLLKQAENSPLAVWEQVAQVYSGINGLLDDIAVDKVVEFVLTLRQYIKNSKPKFIEIINSEKKLTDEAEAILKEAITEAKQAFSA from the coding sequence ATGATCAACATTAGACCAGACGAAATTGCTAATATTATTCGCCAACAGATTGAATCCTATGATGAACAGGTTCAAGTTTCCAATGTTGGTACTGTGTTACAGGTAGGAGATGGTATTGCTCGTGTTTATGGCTTGGATAAAGTCATGGCGGGTGAGTTGGTAGAGTTTGAAGATGGTACTGTGGGTATCGCCCTTAACCTTGAACAGGATAACGTTGGGGTGGTATTGATGGGTGATGGTTTAGACATCCAAGAAGGTAGTAACGTTAAAGCTACTGGCAAAATTGCTCAAATTCCTGTGGGTGATGCTTTAGTTGGTAGGGTTTTAGATGCTTTGGCTCGTCCTATTGATGGTAAAGGCGATCTTGATACTTCTGAAACTCGTTTGATTGAATCGGCCGCCCCCGGGATTGTAGCTCGTAAGTCTGTATGTGAGCCTATGCAAACTGGTATCACTGCTATTGATGCGATGATTCCTGTAGGTCGTGGACAGCGTGAGTTGATCATCGGTGACCGTCAAACTGGTAAAACTGCGATCGCCGTTGACACCATTATTAACCAAAAAGAAGAAGATGTAATCTGCGTATATGTAGCAGTGGGTCAAAAGGCTTCTACCGTTGCTAATGTAGTAGATACCCTCAGAGAAAAAGGTGCATTAGATTACACCGTAGTAGTGGCAGCTAATGCTAACGATCCTGCTACCTTACAATACCTCGCCCCCTACACTGGAGCTGCGATCGCAGAATACTTCATGTATAAAGGTAAAGCCACCCTCATCATCTACGATGATTTAACCAAACAAGCTCAGGCTTACCGTCAAATGTCCTTGTTATTACGTCGTCCCCCAGGACGTGAGGCATACCCCGGAGACGTATTCTATCTCCACTCTCGCTTATTAGAAAGAGCAGCAAAATTGAGCGACGAATTAGGTGGCGGAAGTATGACTGCTTTACCCATCATCGAAACCCAAGCAGGGGACGTGTCCGCTTATATTCCTACCAACGTAATTTCCATTACCGACGGTCAGATTTTCTTATCCTCCGACTTGTTTAACGCAGGTTTCCGTCCCGCCATCAACGCAGGTATCTCCGTATCCCGTGTAGGTTCTGCGGCTCAAACCAAAGCCATGAAACAGGTTGCTGGTAAATTAAAATTAGAACTAGCTCAGTTTGCAGAACTTGAAGCATTTTCTCAATTTGCTTCTGATTTAGATGCAGCTACCCAAGCACAGTTAGCTAAAGGTCAAAGATTACGTCAATTACTCAAACAAGCAGAAAACTCTCCTTTAGCAGTGTGGGAACAAGTTGCCCAGGTTTATAGTGGTATTAATGGCTTATTAGATGATATTGCCGTTGATAAAGTAGTGGAATTTGTACTCACTTTAAGACAGTACATCAAAAATAGTAAGCCTAAATTCATCGAGATTATTAACTCTGAGAAGAAATTAACCGATGAAGCCGAAGCTATTTTAAAAGAAGCTATTACCGAAGCAAAACAGGCTTTCTCTGCTTAA
- the atpH gene encoding ATP synthase F1 subunit delta, whose amino-acid sequence MQSAITAEVVEPYAEALMSLAKEKNVADAIGEDVRSLVSLLKESAELKALFASPMIKAEQKKAVIRNIAGEQINPFLLNFLLLLVDKGRISFIEGVLAKYLEILRKLNNTVLAEITSAVRLYEGESEKLMEKVKTLTGASAVEIETKIDPDIIGGVIIKVGSQVYDASLRGQLRRITLGMLGSN is encoded by the coding sequence ATGCAAAGTGCTATTACCGCTGAAGTAGTAGAACCCTATGCCGAGGCCTTGATGTCCCTAGCCAAAGAAAAAAACGTTGCCGATGCCATCGGTGAGGATGTGCGCTCTTTAGTAAGTTTGTTAAAAGAGTCTGCAGAATTAAAAGCCCTCTTTGCTAGTCCGATGATTAAAGCAGAGCAAAAAAAAGCTGTTATTAGAAATATCGCTGGTGAGCAGATAAATCCTTTCTTGCTCAATTTTTTATTATTGTTGGTGGATAAAGGTAGAATTAGCTTTATTGAAGGTGTTTTAGCCAAATATTTAGAGATTCTACGCAAACTCAATAATACGGTTCTTGCTGAAATTACTTCTGCCGTGAGGTTGTATGAAGGGGAATCAGAAAAGTTGATGGAAAAAGTAAAAACTCTCACTGGTGCTAGTGCCGTGGAGATAGAAACAAAAATTGATCCTGACATCATCGGTGGTGTAATTATCAAAGTTGGCTCTCAGGTTTATGATGCTAGTTTACGAGGACAATTACGCCGTATCACATTGGGAATGCTTGGTTCTAACTAA
- a CDS encoding pentapeptide repeat-containing protein — MTQAPNNNSQSDSEHNNSSLVSVEKDKDSVSVSIPMIPPKQLSHVKKPKSSFSLNIIIFLALSFIGIYGNIPWLGASCALIAFVLAVLQTTPFIQEWIAFFLTPQERRALIGSIGLIISLLILAKYLGVYQRISQWLNQFKYDEFGSWADWVGALGQISIAVLAVYVAWQQYVISKDLTIQQNRITQQQTIDAYFQGISDLVLGPDGLLEDWPQERAIAEGRTASILTSVDAAGKAKILRFLSRSRLITPLRRDSHLGRVILDGAGGYAEDRQYGMRVINLGVVLAGNNLMGQDLRWTDLSEANIVKSNLSRCDLSRANLSRTVLVEATLQGADLKKAILFYGSYERATPRDRTHAPNYETGEYTGAVIEKTDFTGVKNLSEENRYYCCCWGGEYTRSTIPGGCQGIPNKLENN, encoded by the coding sequence ATGACTCAAGCGCCAAATAACAATAGTCAATCTGACTCAGAACATAATAACTCGTCCTTAGTATCTGTAGAGAAAGATAAAGATTCGGTGTCGGTATCCATTCCCATGATTCCACCAAAACAATTAAGTCATGTAAAAAAACCAAAAAGTTCTTTTTCTCTCAACATTATTATTTTCCTTGCCCTTTCCTTCATCGGTATCTATGGCAATATTCCTTGGTTGGGTGCTAGTTGTGCCTTGATTGCCTTTGTTTTAGCAGTGTTACAAACAACCCCTTTTATTCAAGAATGGATTGCCTTTTTTCTCACTCCCCAAGAAAGAAGGGCATTAATTGGCTCTATTGGTTTAATAATATCCCTATTAATTTTGGCAAAATATTTGGGAGTTTATCAACGTATCAGCCAATGGTTAAATCAGTTTAAATATGATGAATTTGGTTCTTGGGCTGACTGGGTTGGGGCTTTAGGACAAATATCCATTGCTGTTTTAGCGGTGTATGTTGCTTGGCAACAGTATGTAATCTCTAAAGATTTAACTATTCAACAAAATCGCATTACCCAACAACAAACTATTGATGCTTATTTTCAGGGTATCTCAGATTTGGTCTTAGGTCCTGATGGACTTTTGGAGGATTGGCCGCAAGAAAGGGCGATCGCCGAGGGGCGCACAGCATCCATTCTTACAAGTGTTGATGCGGCGGGTAAAGCTAAGATTTTGCGTTTTTTGTCAAGATCTCGTTTAATAACCCCTTTACGGCGAGATAGTCACCTAGGGAGAGTGATTTTAGATGGGGCTGGAGGGTATGCCGAAGATCGTCAATATGGTATGAGAGTAATTAATTTGGGGGTGGTGTTGGCAGGAAATAATTTGATGGGGCAGGATTTACGATGGACTGATTTAAGTGAAGCGAATATAGTAAAGTCTAACCTGTCCCGTTGTGATTTGAGTCGGGCAAATTTATCCCGCACTGTTTTGGTGGAAGCTACTTTGCAGGGGGCAGATTTGAAAAAGGCGATTTTGTTTTATGGTAGTTATGAAAGGGCAACACCGCGCGATCGCACCCATGCCCCGAATTATGAAACGGGAGAATATACGGGCGCTGTGATCGAAAAAACTGACTTTACAGGGGTAAAAAACCTCAGCGAAGAAAACCGCTACTACTGCTGTTGTTGGGGTGGCGAATATACCCGCTCAACTATCCCAGGAGGATGTCAAGGAATTCCTAACAAACTGGAAAACAATTGA
- a CDS encoding YheT family hydrolase: MNKKNHYYQPPFYLKNGLIQTVYIAKVMEKKWQKYLNLNPIPYQEKIYHGMNNTPLYAIGAIPPHAKGTIIATYGITGSLENQWYLEVLARKAYYLGYAIILFDWRAHGKTAQLSPVLTSDGIFEGQDFLSIASHAKQEGFPSKFWFTGYSLGGKLALWAISYGSKITKINNQSTLTANDIGGCGVICPSLDADKSLSYLENHPIKKYLDKVITKGLRELTISLHKYHPQDISLKNLALVDSIRKFDQYFVISALGFENVRDYYYASSPFRILSTINKPTLIIYAKDDPMFCPTIIPDLQKEVAYNSHLNLMLTAHGGHVGYVNSKQGQKINGDNDIWWAWNRFLNWVIKEDVDN, encoded by the coding sequence ATGAACAAAAAAAACCATTACTATCAACCGCCTTTTTATCTTAAAAACGGACTCATTCAAACCGTTTATATAGCTAAAGTTATGGAAAAAAAATGGCAAAAATATCTTAACCTTAACCCTATTCCCTATCAGGAAAAAATATACCATGGTATGAATAATACCCCCCTCTATGCTATCGGTGCGATTCCCCCTCATGCTAAAGGCACAATTATCGCCACTTACGGTATTACAGGAAGCCTAGAAAATCAATGGTATTTAGAAGTATTGGCAAGAAAAGCATATTATCTTGGTTATGCTATCATTTTATTTGATTGGAGAGCTCACGGAAAAACAGCACAACTATCCCCCGTGCTTACCTCAGACGGTATTTTTGAAGGACAAGACTTTTTAAGTATTGCTTCCCATGCTAAACAAGAAGGATTTCCCAGTAAATTTTGGTTTACAGGATATTCTTTAGGGGGAAAACTAGCACTATGGGCAATATCCTATGGTTCAAAAATTACCAAAATCAATAATCAATCTACTTTAACAGCCAACGATATTGGTGGTTGTGGGGTAATTTGCCCTAGTCTTGATGCTGATAAATCCCTAAGCTATTTGGAAAATCATCCTATTAAAAAGTATTTGGATAAGGTTATTACCAAAGGATTACGAGAATTAACAATCTCGCTCCACAAATATCATCCTCAGGATATTAGTTTAAAAAATTTAGCCCTAGTTGACAGTATTCGTAAGTTTGATCAATATTTTGTTATCTCGGCTCTCGGTTTTGAAAATGTTAGAGATTATTATTATGCTAGTAGCCCATTTCGTATTCTCTCCACGATTAACAAACCTACCCTAATTATTTACGCAAAAGATGATCCCATGTTTTGCCCTACTATTATTCCTGATTTACAAAAAGAAGTAGCTTATAATTCTCATCTAAATTTAATGTTAACTGCCCATGGTGGTCATGTGGGCTATGTCAACTCTAAGCAAGGACAAAAAATTAATGGAGATAACGATATTTGGTGGGCATGGAATCGTTTTCTTAATTGGGTTATCAAAGAAGATGTTGATAATTAA
- a CDS encoding F0F1 ATP synthase subunit gamma has product MSNLKAIRDRIDSVKNTKKITEAMRLVAAAKVRRAQEQVTATRPFADALAQVLYGLQSRLRMEEADLPLLKQRDVKTVALLVITGDRGLCGSYNSSIIKKAEQRAAELKEQGLKYTFVIVGRKAVQYFQRRNEPISAKYSGLEQIPTAEESGKIADELLSLFFSDTVDRVELIYTRFVSLISSKPVIQTLLPLTPQGLEVQDDEIFRLIVRDGSFQVEREAVTSPKADFPKDMIFEQDPVQILDSLLPLYINNQLLRALQESAASELAARMTAMNNASQNASDLMKTLTLSYNKARQASITQQILEVVSGANALG; this is encoded by the coding sequence ATGTCTAACTTAAAAGCGATTCGTGATCGCATCGACTCAGTAAAAAACACTAAAAAAATTACTGAAGCAATGCGTTTAGTGGCTGCGGCTAAGGTAAGACGGGCGCAAGAGCAAGTAACTGCTACTCGTCCTTTTGCTGATGCCCTAGCTCAAGTTTTATACGGTTTACAAAGCCGTTTACGCATGGAAGAAGCCGATTTACCTTTACTTAAACAAAGGGATGTTAAAACCGTTGCTTTGTTAGTGATTACGGGCGATCGGGGTCTATGCGGAAGTTACAACTCCAGTATTATTAAAAAAGCTGAACAAAGAGCAGCTGAATTAAAAGAACAAGGTTTAAAATATACCTTCGTAATAGTTGGTAGAAAAGCAGTTCAATATTTTCAACGTCGTAATGAGCCCATTTCTGCTAAGTATAGTGGTTTAGAGCAAATTCCTACCGCTGAGGAGTCTGGAAAAATTGCTGATGAGTTGCTCTCTTTATTTTTCTCTGACACCGTTGATCGGGTTGAATTGATTTACACCCGCTTTGTTTCTTTAATTAGTTCTAAACCTGTAATTCAAACTCTTTTACCTCTTACCCCCCAAGGATTAGAAGTTCAGGATGATGAAATCTTTCGTCTCATTGTCCGTGATGGTTCATTCCAAGTTGAAAGGGAAGCTGTTACTTCTCCTAAGGCTGATTTTCCCAAGGATATGATTTTTGAACAAGATCCTGTTCAAATTTTAGATTCTCTCTTACCTCTATATATTAATAATCAGTTATTAAGAGCTTTACAAGAATCTGCAGCCAGTGAATTGGCCGCTAGAATGACGGCGATGAATAACGCTAGTCAAAATGCTAGTGATTTGATGAAGACTTTAACATTGTCTTATAACAAGGCTCGTCAGGCTTCTATTACTCAACAAATTCTTGAGGTTGTATCTGGTGCAAATGCGCTGGGTTAA
- a CDS encoding F0F1 ATP synthase subunit B', with amino-acid sequence MTQWILFAAETAEGGLFDIDATLPLMAVQFLLLAVILNALFYKPLGKAIDERAGYVQGQLNSAKEQKQKSLALVQQYEQELKEVRKQSQEIIAEAQTEAQKIVSEQSQQAQQEVIAERQKASEQIEMERKEAMSALEQEVQALTQQILEKVLGKEFA; translated from the coding sequence ATGACACAATGGATTTTATTTGCGGCGGAAACCGCAGAAGGGGGTTTATTTGATATTGACGCTACCCTGCCCCTCATGGCAGTTCAGTTTTTACTATTAGCGGTAATATTAAATGCCCTATTTTATAAACCTTTAGGAAAAGCAATTGACGAAAGAGCAGGATATGTTCAAGGTCAATTAAATAGTGCAAAAGAGCAAAAACAAAAATCCTTAGCCCTTGTTCAACAATATGAACAAGAATTAAAGGAAGTCCGTAAACAATCCCAAGAAATTATTGCGGAGGCTCAAACTGAAGCTCAAAAGATCGTTTCTGAACAAAGCCAACAAGCCCAGCAAGAAGTAATTGCCGAGCGTCAAAAGGCATCAGAGCAAATTGAAATGGAAAGAAAAGAAGCCATGTCAGCTTTAGAGCAAGAAGTTCAAGCCCTTACCCAGCAAATTTTAGAGAAAGTTTTAGGCAAAGAATTTGCTTAA
- the leuB gene encoding 3-isopropylmalate dehydrogenase, which produces MTNQYSITLLPGDGIGPEIMDVTVKVLEAVGKQCDIKFNFQTALIGGAAIDAKGVPLTPETVETCLKSDSVLLAAIGGYKWDNLPRELRPETGLLGIRAALELFANLRPATILPQLIDASSLKKEVVEGVDIMVVRELTGGIYFGQPKGIFTSETGEQRGVNTMAYTVSEIDRIARVAFETAQKRQKRLCSVDKANVLDVSQLWRDRLIKMSEEYPDVELTHMYVDNAAMQLVRNPKQFDTIVTGNLFGDILSDAAAMLTGSIGMLPSASLGANRPGLFEPVHGSAPDIAGQDKANPLAQVLSAAMMLRYGLNEPEAATKIEEAVLKVLDLGYRTGDIMSEGAKAVGCQEMGKVLLQVLEGN; this is translated from the coding sequence ATGACTAATCAATATTCGATAACTCTCCTGCCCGGTGATGGCATTGGCCCTGAAATTATGGATGTTACCGTTAAGGTATTGGAAGCAGTGGGTAAACAGTGCGATATTAAATTTAACTTTCAAACCGCTTTAATTGGTGGTGCGGCCATTGATGCTAAGGGTGTACCTTTAACCCCTGAAACCGTAGAAACTTGCCTTAAGAGTGACTCTGTATTATTGGCGGCCATTGGTGGTTATAAGTGGGATAATCTTCCCCGTGAATTACGCCCTGAAACTGGTTTGTTAGGTATTCGGGCGGCTTTAGAATTGTTTGCCAACTTACGCCCTGCCACTATTCTCCCTCAATTAATCGACGCTTCTAGCCTCAAAAAAGAAGTGGTGGAAGGGGTTGATATTATGGTGGTTAGGGAGTTGACGGGGGGAATTTATTTTGGTCAACCCAAGGGCATCTTTACCTCAGAAACTGGGGAACAAAGGGGCGTAAATACCATGGCTTATACGGTTTCAGAAATTGATCGCATTGCGAGGGTTGCTTTTGAAACTGCCCAAAAACGCCAAAAAAGGCTCTGCTCGGTGGATAAGGCGAATGTGTTGGATGTGTCTCAATTATGGCGCGATCGCCTCATAAAAATGTCTGAGGAATATCCTGATGTGGAATTAACCCATATGTATGTGGATAATGCCGCCATGCAGTTGGTGCGCAACCCTAAACAGTTTGATACCATCGTCACGGGTAATTTATTCGGTGATATTCTTTCCGATGCGGCCGCCATGCTCACGGGTAGTATTGGTATGTTACCTTCTGCTAGTTTGGGTGCTAATCGCCCTGGATTATTTGAACCCGTCCACGGCTCAGCACCTGACATTGCAGGGCAAGATAAAGCCAATCCCTTAGCACAGGTATTGAGCGCGGCCATGATGTTGCGCTATGGTTTAAATGAGCCTGAAGCAGCTACAAAGATTGAAGAAGCGGTATTAAAGGTATTGGATTTAGGTTATCGCACGGGAGATATTATGTCCGAAGGGGCAAAAGCTGTGGGTTGTCAGGAAATGGGTAAGGTTTTATTGCAGGTGTTAGAAGGCAATTAA
- the atpB gene encoding F0F1 ATP synthase subunit A, translating into MELTNIINLNNRLLAAIEVGEHFYWEIGKYKVHGQVFIVSWFVIGVLLIASIAATRNIQRIPSGFQNFMEYVLDFLRNLTKDQIGEKEYRPWVPFIGTLFLFIFVSNWSGALIPWKLIEIPEGELSAPTVDINTTVAFALLTSLAYFYAGISKKGLGYFADYAQPSPIMVPFRAIEDFTRPLSLSFRLFGNILADELAVGVLVLLVPLIVPLPLMVLGLFTSAIQALIFATLAGSYIGEALEAHGEEHD; encoded by the coding sequence ATGGAACTAACAAATATAATCAATCTAAATAATCGCTTATTAGCGGCCATTGAAGTGGGAGAACACTTTTACTGGGAAATCGGTAAATATAAAGTCCATGGACAAGTATTCATCGTATCCTGGTTCGTCATCGGTGTTCTACTCATCGCCTCCATCGCCGCTACCAGAAACATTCAAAGAATACCAAGCGGATTCCAAAACTTTATGGAATACGTCCTCGATTTTTTACGCAATCTCACCAAAGATCAAATTGGCGAAAAAGAATATCGTCCATGGGTTCCCTTCATCGGTACTCTATTTTTATTCATTTTCGTATCCAACTGGTCCGGTGCTTTGATTCCTTGGAAACTAATCGAAATTCCCGAAGGAGAATTGTCAGCGCCCACCGTGGACATTAACACCACCGTAGCCTTTGCCCTTTTAACCTCCCTCGCATACTTCTATGCAGGGATTAGCAAAAAAGGCTTAGGTTATTTCGCTGACTATGCCCAACCTTCCCCCATCATGGTACCCTTTAGGGCGATCGAAGACTTCACCCGTCCTTTATCCCTCAGTTTCCGTCTATTCGGGAACATCCTAGCGGATGAATTAGCCGTAGGTGTATTAGTCTTACTCGTACCCTTGATTGTACCCTTACCCTTGATGGTATTAGGATTATTCACCAGCGCCATCCAAGCACTGATTTTCGCCACCCTAGCAGGTTCCTACATCGGAGAAGCCCTAGAAGCCCACGGCGAAGAACATGACTAA
- the atpE gene encoding ATP synthase F0 subunit C gives MSVEAASVIAAALAVGLAAIGPGLGQGNAAGQAVEGIARQPEAEGKIRGTLLLSLAFMEALTIYGLVVALVLLFANPFA, from the coding sequence ATGAGCGTAGAAGCAGCATCAGTAATCGCAGCAGCCTTAGCCGTAGGTTTAGCAGCTATTGGACCTGGATTAGGTCAAGGTAACGCCGCCGGACAAGCCGTAGAAGGTATTGCTCGTCAGCCTGAAGCAGAAGGCAAAATCCGTGGAACTTTACTTCTTAGTTTAGCATTCATGGAAGCACTAACCATCTACGGTCTAGTTGTAGCATTAGTATTATTATTCGCTAATCCTTTCGCTTAA
- the rsmG gene encoding 16S rRNA (guanine(527)-N(7))-methyltransferase RsmG, producing the protein MNLPQFNDIWQNTTNWQPNPDQQLLFDQLYNKIIKTNKYLNLTRITTPEEFWEKNLWDSLAPLIAYDLNHKKVIDIGTGGGFPGIPGAIAFPLGQFTLMDSTTKKINFITQLVQDLNLTNITTLVDRVEKIGQDKTYRNQFDFALIRAVAETSVCLEYTLPLLKQGGVAILYRGNWTEEEEIKSKKVANLLGGNIEKIVNQNTPLNNNIRHCIYVKKIGKTPKQYPREVGKPVKQPL; encoded by the coding sequence GTGAATTTACCTCAATTTAATGATATTTGGCAAAATACTACTAATTGGCAACCAAATCCAGATCAACAATTATTATTTGATCAGTTATATAACAAAATTATTAAGACTAATAAATATCTTAATTTAACTCGTATTACTACTCCTGAGGAGTTTTGGGAAAAAAATTTATGGGATTCTTTAGCTCCTTTAATCGCTTATGATTTAAATCATAAAAAAGTTATTGATATTGGTACAGGGGGTGGTTTTCCTGGTATTCCTGGGGCGATCGCATTTCCCCTAGGTCAATTCACTCTGATGGATTCCACCACCAAAAAAATAAATTTTATTACTCAATTAGTCCAAGATTTAAACCTAACAAATATTACCACCTTAGTTGATAGAGTAGAAAAAATAGGACAAGATAAAACCTACAGAAACCAGTTTGATTTTGCTTTAATTAGAGCCGTTGCCGAAACATCCGTATGTTTAGAATACACTTTACCCCTATTAAAACAAGGGGGCGTAGCCATTTTATATCGAGGAAATTGGACGGAAGAAGAAGAAATAAAGAGTAAAAAAGTAGCAAATTTATTAGGAGGAAATATAGAAAAAATAGTCAATCAAAATACTCCCCTTAACAATAATATTCGCCATTGTATTTATGTAAAAAAAATAGGTAAAACTCCCAAACAATATCCCCGAGAAGTAGGGAAACCCGTTAAACAACCCTTATAA
- a CDS encoding ATP synthase subunit I — protein sequence MRSPLVTTSETSTNTENLETLDHQGEKEPEKIDDSMTEYYQLKYNILITTIVIGLSCFALVWVFYSLSTGLNYLLGACVGLVYINLLAREVEKVGNSKRSIGSTRLALFAGLMIIATQRQQLEVIPIFLGFMTYKASILLTVLPSSLLSGKNKSE from the coding sequence GTGCGATCGCCCCTAGTGACTACCTCAGAAACTTCCACCAACACAGAAAATCTGGAAACCCTCGATCATCAGGGAGAAAAAGAACCAGAAAAAATAGACGACTCCATGACCGAATATTATCAACTAAAATATAATATTCTCATCACCACCATCGTCATTGGGCTATCTTGCTTTGCTCTTGTGTGGGTATTTTACTCCCTATCCACAGGATTAAACTATCTCCTAGGAGCTTGTGTAGGCTTAGTGTATATTAACCTGTTAGCCAGGGAAGTCGAAAAGGTAGGCAACAGCAAACGAAGCATCGGCTCAACCCGTCTAGCACTCTTCGCAGGACTAATGATCATCGCCACCCAACGACAACAACTAGAAGTGATACCTATTTTTTTAGGTTTCATGACATATAAAGCCTCTATTCTGCTCACAGTTTTGCCCAGTAGTTTACTAAGTGGCAAAAATAAATCAGAGTAA
- a CDS encoding F0F1 ATP synthase subunit B: MLTLFYLATESAEGGFGLSSDILGSNLINLIIVIGLLVVYGGKFVGNLLEERRKKIAQEIQEAEQQAADAAKALAEGQKNLNEAQERAKKIISDAQATAGKVREEILAQGQKDIERMKTTAVQELDSERAKVVNELKRTIAVLALEKAEQQLKETLTDEVQGKIISRAVEQLGG; encoded by the coding sequence ATGTTGACTTTATTCTATCTAGCCACTGAATCAGCAGAAGGCGGATTTGGTTTAAGTTCAGACATTCTAGGCTCTAACCTAATTAACTTAATTATCGTAATTGGTTTATTAGTAGTATATGGTGGTAAATTTGTCGGCAATTTACTCGAAGAAAGACGTAAAAAAATTGCCCAAGAAATTCAAGAAGCAGAACAACAAGCTGCTGATGCCGCCAAAGCTCTAGCCGAAGGACAGAAAAACTTAAACGAAGCTCAAGAAAGAGCTAAGAAAATTATCTCTGATGCTCAAGCCACCGCTGGTAAAGTTAGAGAAGAAATTTTGGCTCAAGGACAAAAAGATATTGAAAGAATGAAAACTACCGCAGTACAAGAGCTAGACTCTGAAAGAGCGAAGGTAGTGAATGAATTAAAAAGAACCATTGCTGTACTAGCCCTTGAGAAAGCAGAACAGCAATTAAAAGAAACTCTGACTGATGAGGTTCAAGGAAAAATCATTAGTCGTGCCGTTGAGCAATTAGGAGGTTAA